A genomic window from Solanum stenotomum isolate F172 chromosome 10, ASM1918654v1, whole genome shotgun sequence includes:
- the LOC125842094 gene encoding uncharacterized protein LOC125842094, whose amino-acid sequence MITATTMATGGSTSVFLSVPTSPSQKLQSLSHKQLLFTNKKWSTLPFLCSSSTSSTPLVEEEKENGSSDDVLPASINEESSSVLPPGACKGCGRVEIESGCNGEGRIQGGIATVPGFGWWPIKAYRPCPAFVASGGRYKRFGQSMDEVVSGKGGRVNSVGIDAEVQSSTKKNGTKRSKS is encoded by the exons ATGATCACCGCCACCACCATGGCCACCGGCGGTAGCACCTCCGTCTTTCTCTCAGTCCCAACATCACCATCCCAAAAGTTGCAAAGTTTATCTCACAAACAACTCCTTTTCACTAACAAAAAGTGGTCTACATTGCCCTTTCTGtgttcttcttcaacttcttcaactccacttgttgaagaagaaaaagaaaatgggtCTAGTGACGATGTTCTTCCAGCTTCGATAAATGAAGAATCTAGTTCAGTTTTACCTCCCGG AGCATGTAAGGGTTGTGGGAGAGTGGAGATTGAAAGTGGTTGTAATGGCGAAGGACGGATACAAGGAGGGATTGCAACAGTTCCAGGTTTTGGTTGGTGGCCGATAAAGGCTTACAGGCCTTGCCCTGCTTTTGTTGCTTCTGGTGGTAGGTACAAAAGGTTTGGACAAAGCATGGATGAAGTTGTCTCTGGGAAAGGAGGTAGAGTTAATTCTGTCGGGATTGATGCTGAGGTTCAATCAAG CACGAAAAAGAACGGAACGAAGAGATCGAAGAGCTAA
- the LOC125842606 gene encoding RNA polymerase II transcriptional coactivator KELP, with translation MDSETSIRIEETVLDILKTCNLEEVSEQKIRRMASEKLGLDLSEPTRKKFVRQVVEKFLAEEQAKREANAADEVKEEEEEEDDEEEEDGKVKSSGDKEYDDEGDLIVCRLSHKRRVTVTDFRGKTLVSIREYYSKEGKELPTSKGISLTAEQWATFKKNIPGVEQAIKKLESKS, from the exons ATGGATTCTGAAACTTCCATCAGAATCGAAGAAACAGTACTCGATATCCTCAAAACCTGTAACCTGGAAGAAGTTTCGGAGCAAAAAATCCGAAGAATGGCTTCAGAAAAGCTAGGTCTTGACCTATCCGAACCGACCCGGAAGAAATTTGTGCGGCAGGTGGTGGAGAAGTTCCTTGCTGAAGAACAAGCAAAACGTGAGGCAAATGCTGCTGATGAAGtaaaggaggaggaggaggaggaggatgatgaagaagaggagGACGGCAAAGTGAAAAGCAGCGGTGATAAGGAGTACGATGACGAAGGCGATCTCATCGTTTGCCGA TTGTCGCATAAGAGAAGAGTGACTGTTACTGACTTTAGGGGAAAAACTCTGGTGTCGATAAGAGAGTACTACAGCAAAGAGGGCAAGGAGTTGCCTACTTCTAAAG GGATAAGTTTGACAGCTGAGCAATGGGCAACTTTCAAGAAGAATATTCCTGGAGTTGAACAAGCCATCAAGAAATTGGAGTCGAAGTCTTag